CGGCAATGTTCTTCTGCGCGGTGCTGGTGATCTTGCCGGTCTCGGCGGCCTGGCGGACGAGGGCGAGCGTGTTGTCGTACGACATGGTGCGGCGGTTCCTGGGGGGCGGAGAACCAGGGAAATGGGCAGGCCGAGGATTGGCCTGGAAGGGCGATTTAACGTACACCATAGTGCAGGAACGGGGAAGTTGGCGGGAAGGAGGAAGGGCGAATGCGGAATGCTGAATGGGGAAGGGGGAAGGGCATGCGGGGAGCGTTCTCTGCGGCATTCGTTGTGGCCATCGCGCTAGGCGAGGCCGGCTTGGCAGCAGAGAAGGCGCGGCCGGTGAAGCGGGCCAAGCCGCCGGTTTGGTCGCAGGATGTGCTCGACGAGTTTTTCGCTGACGCGCGCGAGCAACTCGTTGGCGAGCGGCCCGTGAAACGGACTGAAGCTATCGCGGCGACTTCAGCGGCGGGGCAGGGGAGTGGCAATGCAACCGCCGAAGGGGCCGGCTCAAATTCTGACGCCGCGACTTGGTCGCAACTCATTTCCGGCGACACGCTTGCAGCCGAAGTAAAGCGACTCGCTGCGACGCTCCGCGATCCGCTCGCCAACCCCGCTAAGTTCAAATCGGGCGGCTACAAGGTCTGCCGCGGTGCGTTCAGCGAACTCGCCGTTTTGTTCGCAGTGATCGCCGAGTACGACGGCGATGTCCGCTGGCAAGACGATGCGCCAGCCCTCCGCGATGCTTTTGCTCGGGCCGCCCGCAATTGCAAAACGGGAACCGACCAAACGTTCGCCGAAGGCGCCGAACTGCGGACACAACTCGACGACCTCGTCCGCGGCGAGCGCCTGGGCGGTAAGCCCGCGCCGCCGCCCGAGCAGTGGAGCAAAATCGCCGACCGGCCGCTCCTCATGAAACGGATGGAGTCAGCGCTGCAAGAAGGGATCTCGCCCGCGCTCGCCAATGCCCGCGAGTTTTCACGCAAGGCGGTCGACGTCCAACAGCAGGCCGAAGTCCTCGCGATGCTCGCGGCGATCATCGATCGCGAAGCGTACGAGTACTGGGATGACGAGAACTTTCAGCAGCAAAGCAATGACCTCCGCGCCGCCTCGCGCGAGCTAACCCGTGCCGCCGCCGATGCCAACTACGAAGCCGCCCGCGCCGCCGCGGGACGAGCAAGCCAATCGTGCACTGCCTGCCACGAAGGCTACCGCGGCTAAACGCGGCGTTATTTTCGCATCCGAAAAATTGCCCGCCAATCGGCCGGCGTTGAGAGCGCCGCCGTCGCTCCGCCGTGGTATTCGCGCACCAAGTCGACGCTGTAGTAAATGTGCGGATCAACGCCCCGCGCCGTTTCCAGTAGCTCGCTGGTGCGACGGCGCGGAGCAATAACGAAGATCATCGTATTAGGCCCCTCGGCGCCAATGCCTTGAAACGTCGTCGGCTGCCAGCCTGCGATGCTGAGCGCTGAGGCAATCGCTCCGCCCGCTTGCGACGAGAACATCCGGATCACCACGATTCCCAAGGCGATCTTACGCTCAATTTGAATCCCCACGGCATTGCCAGCCGCGAACCCCGCGCAGTACGCGATGATCAGCATCGGGTGCTTCTCGACGCCCATTAGCGCCTGAGCCACGGCGGTGAGCCAAACGAACGTTTCGAAGAAGCCCAGCACGACCGCGAGCTCAATGCGGCCTTGCACGACCGAGATCGTGCGGAGCGTCCCAAGCGAAACGTCGATGATTCGCAAGAAGAAGATCAGCAGTGCGGCCGCGAGCGGGTGGAGCGAAATGAGGAAGTCCATAGCGAGTGATCCAGTAAAGGGCATTCCGCCCGCAGCGAGGAATCTTGCGCTTCGACAACAGCAATGCATCAGATTCTTCGTTTCATTCTCCATGACGCAAGATGATGCGGCGAATGAAGCATGCCGCTGCAGCCGCGCTGCTCGCATAGGCGCTCGCGATGCCGCCCATAGGTAAAAACGTCGCAAATCAAGGCGTTTTCACAGCGCTCGTCGAGTTTACGCCCGTCGGCCACCCCTCTATAATTCCCCCTTCACCCACCCACCGTGGGTTCATTAAAAGTTTGTGCCGGAAGGATGTGCGACTGTGGCTGAACATGTGGTGATTATTGGCAGCGGACCCGCGGGATGGACCTCGGCAATCTACACGGCGCGGGCCAATCTCTGCCCGATCGTGTTCGAAGGCGCCATCACCGAAGAGAATCGCCAGGTCGGCACGCTGCCGCTTGGCCAGCTCGCCCTCACCACCGAAGTCGAGAACTTCCCCGGCTTCCCGAAGGGAGATCTGAGCCACTACCTCCGCTCGGCGCTCGACGAAGAGAATCACTACCTCGCCGACATGCATCATCAGGAAGGCTGCTCGGGCCCCGAGCTGATGCACCTGATGCGCAAGCAGGCGCAGAACTTCGGCACCCGCATCGAGACCGACGACATCGTCAAAGTCGATTTCAGCAAGCGGCCGTTCGTGCTCCACTCGGCGAGTGGGCAGCGGATTGAAGCACAGTCGGTGATCATCGCCACCGGGGCCCGCGCGAACTACCTTGGCCTGCCGTCGGAAGATGCCTACAAGAATCGCGGCGTCAGCGCTTGTGCGGTGTGCGACGGCGCGTTGCCGCGGTTCCGCAATAAGCCGCTCGTGGTCGTCGGCGGCGGCGACTCGGCGGTGGAAGAGGCCGA
This sequence is a window from Lacipirellula parvula. Protein-coding genes within it:
- a CDS encoding NAD(P)/FAD-dependent oxidoreductase; its protein translation is MAEHVVIIGSGPAGWTSAIYTARANLCPIVFEGAITEENRQVGTLPLGQLALTTEVENFPGFPKGDLSHYLRSALDEENHYLADMHHQEGCSGPELMHLMRKQAQNFGTRIETDDIVKVDFSKRPFVLHSASGQRIEAQSVIIATGARANYLGLPSEDAYKNRGVSACAVCDGALPRFRNKPLVVVGGGDSAVEEADYLSKFGSVVYMIHRRDQLRASKIMADRAIANPKINIQWNTEVDEVIGDDATGVKGVRLKSTTGDGKTIDLDATGMFVAIGHTPNTRFLEGHLEMTSKKYLKWTVPFRTNTSVEGVFAAGDVADDYYRQAITAAGSGCMAAIDAERWLASQGL
- a CDS encoding DUF2179 domain-containing protein; this translates as MDFLISLHPLAAALLIFFLRIIDVSLGTLRTISVVQGRIELAVVLGFFETFVWLTAVAQALMGVEKHPMLIIAYCAGFAAGNAVGIQIERKIALGIVVIRMFSSQAGGAIASALSIAGWQPTTFQGIGAEGPNTMIFVIAPRRRTSELLETARGVDPHIYYSVDLVREYHGGATAALSTPADWRAIFRMRK
- a CDS encoding cytochrome c, with translation MAIALGEAGLAAEKARPVKRAKPPVWSQDVLDEFFADAREQLVGERPVKRTEAIAATSAAGQGSGNATAEGAGSNSDAATWSQLISGDTLAAEVKRLAATLRDPLANPAKFKSGGYKVCRGAFSELAVLFAVIAEYDGDVRWQDDAPALRDAFARAARNCKTGTDQTFAEGAELRTQLDDLVRGERLGGKPAPPPEQWSKIADRPLLMKRMESALQEGISPALANAREFSRKAVDVQQQAEVLAMLAAIIDREAYEYWDDENFQQQSNDLRAASRELTRAAADANYEAARAAAGRASQSCTACHEGYRG